One stretch of Legionella birminghamensis DNA includes these proteins:
- a CDS encoding class I fructose-bisphosphate aldolase, with amino-acid sequence MNYDELVTTMDILLQDGKGILAADESSGTIGKRFESIGLENTEENRRDYRLLLANTEGLEQYVNGVILFEETFTHRDQNGVSVPELFAAKGIVPGIKVDKGLISLPNTNDEKVTQGLDGLAERLAHFKKLGARFAKWRNVYSISDCTPSLTAIKAGAEMLARYASICQATGIVPIVEPEVLMDGDHDIEHCAQATEMVLHELFHSLFIHQVELENIVLKPSMITSGKKHNPFSSPEEVADYTISVFRNMVPAAVPTINFLSGGQTPEQATANLNAINSTGYQPWVLSFSYGRALQEDCLQAWKGKMENVEKAQAALLKRAKLNSMACFGEYTGEME; translated from the coding sequence ATGAATTATGATGAGTTGGTGACAACCATGGATATACTTTTACAAGATGGTAAAGGCATTTTGGCCGCTGATGAAAGCAGTGGCACAATTGGCAAGCGATTTGAGTCCATCGGTTTGGAAAATACCGAAGAAAATCGCCGTGACTACCGTTTGTTGCTGGCTAATACAGAAGGTCTGGAGCAATATGTCAATGGTGTAATTCTGTTTGAAGAGACCTTTACGCATCGTGATCAGAATGGCGTTTCTGTTCCTGAATTGTTTGCTGCCAAAGGGATTGTACCCGGTATTAAGGTTGATAAAGGCTTAATCAGCTTACCTAATACCAATGATGAAAAAGTAACCCAGGGTCTTGATGGTCTGGCTGAGCGTTTGGCTCATTTCAAAAAACTGGGCGCTCGTTTTGCCAAATGGCGTAACGTTTACTCTATTTCCGACTGTACACCCAGCTTAACTGCAATCAAGGCAGGCGCTGAAATGCTGGCTCGTTATGCATCAATTTGCCAGGCTACCGGAATTGTGCCAATTGTTGAGCCTGAAGTATTAATGGATGGCGATCATGATATTGAGCATTGTGCACAAGCCACAGAAATGGTTTTACACGAACTGTTCCATTCGCTTTTCATCCATCAGGTCGAATTGGAAAATATTGTTCTGAAGCCCAGTATGATTACCAGTGGTAAAAAGCATAATCCATTCTCTTCTCCTGAAGAAGTTGCTGACTACACTATCAGTGTATTCCGTAATATGGTACCCGCAGCCGTTCCCACAATTAATTTCCTTTCTGGCGGCCAGACTCCAGAACAGGCGACTGCCAATCTGAATGCGATTAACAGCACGGGCTATCAACCCTGGGTGTTGAGCTTCTCTTACGGCAGGGCATTGCAAGAAGATTGCTTGCAGGCCTGGAAGGGTAAAATGGAGAATGTTGAGAAAGCGCAGGCTGCTCTGTTAAAGCGTGCTAAATTAAATAGCATGGCTTGCTTTGGTGAATATACTGGGGAGATGGAGTAA
- a CDS encoding FAD-binding oxidoreductase, whose protein sequence is MQAKTISARLTDAFMLSSKVKHFIFELQHNPPFNYLPGQFITIHFEKDGKQLKRSYSIANVPAQDNRIEFAAGYVENGPGTALLFNLQPDDVIQISGPFGRLILKDELPQRYVLVATSTGVTPYRAMLPVLRQRLQQNPNLKIVIMLGAQTPEDVLYEKEFLALAKDFPRQVIFRAQLSRAHNESLLSHQFRGYVQHAFSELSLNPQEDIVYLCGNPGMIDESFELLKSTGFATQQVIREKYISR, encoded by the coding sequence ATGCAAGCCAAAACAATTTCTGCCAGATTAACCGATGCTTTCATGCTGTCTTCAAAAGTAAAGCATTTTATATTCGAACTTCAACATAATCCGCCCTTTAATTATTTACCGGGCCAGTTTATTACTATTCATTTCGAAAAGGACGGAAAACAGCTTAAACGTAGTTATAGTATCGCCAATGTCCCCGCGCAAGACAATCGCATTGAATTTGCAGCAGGCTATGTCGAAAATGGCCCGGGCACTGCGCTTTTATTCAATTTGCAGCCTGACGATGTAATCCAGATCAGCGGCCCATTTGGTAGATTGATTCTTAAGGATGAATTACCACAGCGTTACGTACTGGTCGCTACCAGTACGGGTGTAACTCCTTATCGCGCAATGCTTCCAGTATTAAGACAGCGGTTGCAACAAAACCCCAATCTGAAAATTGTCATCATGCTGGGAGCACAAACCCCTGAAGACGTTCTCTACGAAAAGGAATTTCTGGCATTAGCGAAAGATTTCCCCAGGCAGGTTATTTTCCGCGCACAGCTAAGCAGGGCGCATAATGAGTCTCTGTTAAGCCATCAATTTAGGGGTTATGTGCAGCATGCTTTTTCCGAATTAAGTCTGAATCCGCAAGAAGATATAGTTTATTTATGCGGAAATCCGGGTATGATCGATGAGTCATTTGAACTGTTAAAATCAACGGGATTTGCTACTCAACAGGTCATTCGTGAAAAATATATTTCACGATGA
- a CDS encoding DUF3579 domain-containing protein gives MSESDDKKIVIEGVTHQGKTFRPSDWAERMSGTLASFKNRRIRYSPLLQPSVNAEGYKCVLLDPRLKETSPQVYQAIMDFAKENNLKICKEDE, from the coding sequence ATGTCCGAATCTGATGATAAAAAAATTGTGATCGAAGGTGTAACCCATCAGGGTAAAACATTTCGTCCCAGCGATTGGGCTGAGCGGATGAGCGGTACTTTGGCCAGTTTTAAAAATCGTCGTATACGTTATTCCCCCCTGTTACAGCCCAGCGTTAACGCAGAAGGTTATAAATGTGTTTTGCTTGATCCCAGGCTAAAGGAAACCAGTCCGCAGGTTTACCAGGCAATTATGGATTTTGCTAAAGAAAATAATCTGAAAATCTGTAAGGAAGACGAATAG
- the pssA gene encoding CDP-diacylglycerol--serine O-phosphatidyltransferase, protein MNPKESHSGIYLLPNLFTTASLFAAFYSIVASLKNQYEAAAIAIFIGMIADGLDGRIARLTNTQTSFGAQYDSLSDMATFGVAPSLLVYSWGLDRLGKIGWLVAFVYTAAVALRLARFNTQVGIADKRYFQGLACPPAAAIVSSFVWLCYQNEFNHISIVILTAVITVLTAVLMVSNIRYYSFKEVDFKGKVPFLYLLITVILFVAIAANPSVVLFAGFVLYALSGPFQLLILLRRKRRFEKQPPAE, encoded by the coding sequence GTGAACCCCAAAGAGAGTCATTCAGGGATATATTTACTACCCAATCTATTCACAACAGCAAGTTTATTTGCGGCGTTTTATTCAATCGTAGCCTCCTTAAAAAATCAATATGAAGCGGCTGCTATTGCTATTTTTATTGGCATGATAGCCGATGGGCTGGATGGCCGTATTGCGCGTCTGACTAATACACAAACGTCTTTTGGCGCTCAATACGATAGCCTGTCAGATATGGCAACTTTCGGGGTGGCGCCTTCATTACTGGTTTACAGCTGGGGGCTTGATCGCCTGGGTAAAATTGGCTGGCTGGTGGCTTTTGTGTATACGGCAGCAGTCGCTTTGAGATTGGCTCGCTTTAATACTCAGGTGGGTATAGCCGATAAACGCTATTTTCAAGGCCTGGCCTGCCCACCGGCGGCGGCAATTGTTTCCTCTTTCGTATGGCTCTGTTATCAAAATGAGTTTAATCACATTTCCATTGTCATCCTGACCGCAGTCATTACTGTGCTTACAGCGGTGCTGATGGTGAGTAATATACGTTACTACAGTTTTAAAGAAGTGGATTTTAAGGGTAAAGTGCCCTTCTTATATTTACTGATTACGGTTATTTTGTTTGTTGCAATCGCCGCCAATCCCTCTGTGGTCCTGTTTGCAGGATTTGTTCTCTATGCCCTTTCAGGACCTTTTCAACTTCTAATATTGCTGCGTAGAAAACGACGCTTTGAAAAACAGCCTCCGGCGGAGTGA
- a CDS encoding HPr family phosphocarrier protein, giving the protein MIKITVKIINKLGLHARASAKFVALAARYQSQIDVTYNKKTVNGKSIMGVMMLAGGQGSELELEINGPDEAEMEKALVALINNRFGEPE; this is encoded by the coding sequence ATGATCAAAATTACAGTAAAAATTATTAATAAGCTGGGCTTACACGCCAGAGCCTCTGCTAAATTCGTTGCTTTAGCTGCACGGTATCAAAGTCAGATTGACGTGACGTATAACAAAAAAACGGTTAATGGCAAAAGCATCATGGGAGTAATGATGTTAGCAGGTGGTCAAGGCAGCGAGTTGGAGTTGGAAATTAATGGTCCGGATGAGGCGGAAATGGAAAAGGCGCTGGTGGCATTGATAAATAATCGCTTTGGGGAACCGGAGTAG
- a CDS encoding PTS sugar transporter subunit IIA: MFLAQIITPDCVNVDSSSKSKAAVFQKVSQLLSDNFSELNREELFSAYWKREALGSTAIGHGIAIPHVRVPGLNRVRACFIRLLHPVDFCAEDRQLSDLIIALAVPENQSEYHLKLLREIIVQFSDQEFCRICRGLTCEKALFNLLIEASNTPGSNVDNSFIAIESL; the protein is encoded by the coding sequence ATGTTTTTAGCTCAGATAATCACCCCTGATTGTGTCAATGTTGACTCCAGTTCAAAAAGTAAAGCGGCCGTATTCCAAAAAGTGAGCCAGTTATTAAGCGACAATTTTTCTGAGTTAAACCGGGAGGAATTGTTTAGCGCTTACTGGAAGCGTGAAGCTTTGGGAAGTACCGCAATTGGCCATGGAATCGCTATCCCGCATGTCCGGGTTCCAGGTCTCAACAGGGTTCGTGCCTGCTTTATCCGCTTACTGCATCCTGTTGATTTTTGTGCTGAGGATAGACAGCTTTCGGATCTGATTATTGCCCTGGCCGTACCTGAGAATCAAAGCGAATATCATCTGAAATTATTGCGAGAGATCATTGTTCAGTTTTCTGATCAGGAATTTTGCAGAATATGCCGCGGACTGACTTGTGAAAAAGCGCTTTTTAATTTATTAATAGAAGCGTCGAACACGCCGGGTTCAAACGTCGATAACAGTTTCATTGCGATTGAGAGTTTATGA
- a CDS encoding endonuclease/exonuclease/phosphatase family protein translates to MTTFGQTFSIITYNIHKGFGAGRLRFLLPQMRMALSGLSPDFVFLQEVQGLHIRREKRIGRWPDRPQFEYIAEKEWPHYLYAKNAVYQSGHHGNAILSKYSFEQFENLNLSSRNRASRSILHSQIKIGKGDEQKNLHLLCVHLGLFKRERAFQCRALMQRISESIPEDEPLIMAGDFNDWRLHLSEPLAEELQIYEAFQVLKGEPARSFPALKPTLCVDRIYYRGLKPLDALCLYGKPWRMLSDHLPLCAWFEV, encoded by the coding sequence ATGACAACATTCGGCCAAACGTTTTCGATAATTACCTACAATATCCACAAAGGTTTTGGTGCGGGGAGACTGCGTTTCTTATTACCGCAAATGCGCATGGCATTGTCTGGTTTAAGCCCCGATTTTGTATTTTTACAGGAAGTGCAGGGGCTTCACATTCGCCGGGAAAAGCGGATTGGACGATGGCCTGACAGACCGCAGTTTGAATACATCGCAGAAAAAGAGTGGCCGCATTATCTCTACGCCAAAAATGCTGTGTATCAGTCAGGCCATCATGGGAATGCAATACTTAGCAAATATAGTTTTGAACAGTTTGAAAATCTTAACTTATCCAGCCGTAACCGCGCTTCCCGGAGTATTCTTCATAGCCAAATTAAAATTGGCAAAGGCGATGAGCAGAAAAATCTCCATTTATTGTGCGTCCACTTAGGACTATTCAAAAGGGAAAGGGCCTTCCAATGCAGAGCATTAATGCAGCGTATTTCGGAATCCATTCCAGAGGATGAACCCCTGATTATGGCTGGTGATTTTAATGATTGGCGTTTACACTTATCAGAACCGTTGGCCGAGGAGTTACAGATTTACGAGGCCTTTCAGGTACTTAAAGGGGAGCCGGCCCGATCATTCCCCGCCTTAAAGCCAACTCTTTGCGTGGATCGAATTTACTATCGCGGTTTGAAGCCGCTGGATGCGCTTTGTCTTTATGGCAAGCCCTGGCGCATGCTATCTGATCATTTGCCGCTTTGTGCATGGTTTGAGGTGTAA
- a CDS encoding alpha/beta fold hydrolase, with product MKNLHLNIPGFDIAGKTWGDNNLPPLLCLHGWLDNANSFDLLAPFLSDQFHVIAIDLPGHGLSSHLPDGYHYHFSDGIFTIYQIINALGYEKVHLLGHSMGACMASLVGGVLNERVLSLALIEGLGPLSAPEESCQAQLSNYIERSLKATLKTAKPYPSLDMAAHARAQNGHLPLEYAQILCQRGVAKRQEGYYWRHDRKLIHPTPLRMTEGQVLSCLKGITSPSCLIWADQGFAYPQEEMEKRVQAVKNIQLRLLSGGHHIHMEKPKVVAECLHDFYSGF from the coding sequence ATGAAAAACTTACATTTGAATATTCCGGGCTTTGATATCGCCGGTAAAACCTGGGGGGACAATAACTTGCCCCCGTTATTATGTCTTCATGGCTGGCTGGATAATGCTAACTCCTTTGATCTGCTAGCTCCCTTTTTAAGTGACCAGTTCCATGTTATTGCAATTGACTTGCCCGGACATGGCCTGTCTTCGCATTTGCCTGACGGTTATCACTACCATTTCAGTGACGGTATTTTCACGATTTATCAGATTATCAATGCGCTGGGTTATGAAAAAGTGCATTTGCTGGGGCATTCCATGGGTGCCTGTATGGCCAGTCTTGTTGGCGGCGTTTTAAACGAGCGTGTATTATCCCTTGCTCTGATTGAAGGCTTAGGCCCTCTGTCTGCGCCCGAAGAAAGTTGCCAGGCGCAGCTCTCTAATTACATCGAGCGCAGTCTTAAAGCCACCCTTAAAACAGCAAAACCCTATCCATCACTGGATATGGCAGCACATGCAAGAGCGCAAAACGGTCATTTGCCGCTTGAATATGCCCAGATTCTTTGCCAGCGCGGAGTTGCCAAACGTCAGGAGGGTTATTATTGGCGGCATGATCGCAAACTGATCCATCCAACCCCATTGCGGATGACCGAGGGGCAAGTCCTTTCCTGTCTTAAGGGGATTACTTCGCCAAGCTGTCTGATTTGGGCCGATCAGGGTTTTGCTTATCCTCAAGAAGAAATGGAAAAACGTGTACAGGCAGTCAAGAACATTCAGCTGCGGTTATTATCCGGCGGCCATCATATCCATATGGAAAAACCAAAAGTAGTTGCTGAATGCCTGCATGATTTTTATAGTGGTTTCTGA
- a CDS encoding OmpP1/FadL family transporter yields the protein MQKSQKLLLLGLLAPLELHASFIESTLGAAVVNDATASYYNPAALTLLKAPQLIALTSFASSDGRFKGQATQVTSGFTQTGSSSSHTSYYLPSFYIGIPFKDKFSFGIAAISNFFNRNIEENAILRYAQSSNRIQNIDLVPALGVKINDFFSLGIGANFSYANFLLKPISGFPSLNIPDAESRNEANSNGLGGELGVLLKPGKSTVVGFNYRTAVTYRFRGDSIFNSNPPVISNHYAFNFWTPARSILSINQFITPSFGIIGTIQRIEWSIFKNINIEGIAAKAGSFPIIVNATVPYKLRNTWLFTAGSHYRITPKCVVRSAVNYNQTPGNGNFQISTGDSITLGASIGYELFKNISIDGSYAHVFHQNQPINIRTGRNFIQGNNKALRDAISLKLTLTL from the coding sequence ATGCAGAAATCACAGAAGCTCCTTCTTTTAGGATTACTGGCTCCATTAGAGCTCCATGCGTCTTTTATTGAGTCGACACTGGGAGCTGCCGTAGTCAATGATGCGACTGCATCTTATTATAACCCTGCTGCCTTGACTCTGTTAAAAGCGCCTCAATTAATAGCCCTGACGTCCTTTGCCTCCTCTGATGGACGATTCAAAGGCCAAGCGACTCAGGTGACGAGTGGTTTTACCCAGACAGGGAGTTCTTCTAGCCATACAAGTTATTATCTCCCTTCATTTTATATAGGGATCCCTTTTAAAGATAAATTTAGTTTCGGAATAGCAGCTATTTCCAATTTCTTTAATCGTAACATAGAAGAAAACGCTATCCTGCGTTACGCACAGTCGAGTAATCGCATTCAGAATATTGATTTGGTTCCAGCGCTGGGAGTTAAAATCAATGATTTTTTTTCATTAGGAATCGGAGCAAATTTTTCTTATGCCAATTTCCTTCTAAAACCAATCTCAGGATTTCCAAGTTTGAATATTCCAGATGCGGAGAGCCGTAATGAGGCCAATAGCAATGGCTTAGGAGGGGAATTGGGAGTTTTACTAAAGCCGGGGAAATCTACTGTGGTCGGTTTTAATTATCGCACTGCGGTGACTTATCGGTTTAGGGGAGATAGCATTTTTAATAGTAACCCGCCAGTTATTTCAAATCACTATGCTTTTAATTTCTGGACGCCGGCAAGAAGCATTCTGTCTATCAATCAGTTTATAACCCCTTCATTTGGGATTATTGGAACAATTCAGCGTATCGAATGGAGTATATTTAAAAATATCAATATCGAGGGTATAGCTGCTAAAGCAGGTTCTTTTCCAATCATTGTGAATGCAACAGTGCCTTATAAATTGCGTAACACCTGGCTATTTACCGCTGGCAGCCATTACCGTATAACACCTAAATGTGTAGTCAGATCTGCAGTTAATTACAATCAGACGCCGGGAAATGGTAATTTTCAAATTTCGACTGGGGATAGCATTACTTTAGGCGCCTCTATAGGCTATGAGCTTTTTAAAAACATCAGCATTGACGGAAGCTATGCCCATGTTTTTCATCAGAATCAACCCATCAATATCAGGACAGGCAGGAATTTTATTCAAGGGAATAATAAAGCACTTCGAGATGCCATTTCTCTAAAGTTGACCCTGACTTTATAG
- the proA gene encoding zinc metalloprotease ProA, giving the protein MHYNLKLSPLAAGLSLIIASSAYAAEPVQLQNASLQKLQQQFRLALPGTPQALVSSDDDSLQYLQQHTDKNHVNHVRMQQQYAGFNVIGGYAIIHSSNPANSLLAAKGKVSMNGKVYSGLKTELGKPAADFAKKGDAALNQFKAQYNASDVSEEQVTPVVYIDKQNQAHWAYKVSVYVRYDDRIPERPSAILDADTLKPFVQWNDIKTARSPVKGKGFGGNSKVGEVGYGRDLPLLEITRSKLASKCYMENKEVRVVDMEHNYYSLNKPMSFSCKKSEGDNVYWTGYKGDGYDRDNGAYSPTNDAMYAGYVIKHMYHDWYGVEALKKKDGSPMQLVMRVHYGQGYENAYWDGKQMTFGDGDTFMYPLVSLGVGSHEVSHGFTEQHSGLEYYGQSGGMNESFSDMAAMAAEFYSVGKSSWMIGAEIMKEDSGWETLRYMDVPSKDGMSIDSADEYDSSLDVHFSSGVYNRLYYTLSNLSGWDPKKAFDVMVKANMDYWTPYETFDEGGCGMISAAKDLGYSVDDIKKSLGVVAINYNSCS; this is encoded by the coding sequence ATGCACTACAATCTCAAATTATCACCCCTCGCAGCGGGTTTGTCTCTCATAATCGCTTCTTCTGCCTATGCAGCTGAGCCTGTGCAGTTACAAAACGCTTCCCTTCAGAAACTTCAGCAACAGTTCCGCCTGGCGTTGCCTGGAACACCGCAAGCGCTGGTTAGTTCTGATGATGATAGTCTGCAATACTTACAGCAACATACCGACAAGAATCACGTTAACCATGTGCGTATGCAGCAACAATATGCCGGTTTCAATGTAATCGGCGGTTATGCCATCATTCATAGTTCTAATCCTGCAAACAGCCTATTGGCTGCCAAAGGCAAGGTCTCAATGAATGGCAAAGTGTATTCCGGTTTAAAAACTGAATTAGGCAAGCCTGCTGCTGATTTTGCCAAAAAAGGCGATGCAGCGTTAAACCAATTCAAGGCGCAATACAATGCCAGCGATGTCAGCGAAGAACAGGTAACGCCTGTTGTTTATATCGACAAGCAAAATCAGGCACATTGGGCTTATAAAGTGAGCGTCTATGTTCGTTACGATGACCGAATTCCGGAAAGACCCTCTGCGATTCTGGATGCAGATACGTTAAAACCATTTGTCCAATGGAACGATATCAAAACAGCACGCTCTCCTGTTAAAGGAAAAGGCTTTGGTGGAAACAGTAAAGTCGGTGAAGTGGGCTACGGCCGCGATCTCCCCCTTCTGGAGATAACCCGCTCCAAGTTGGCCAGTAAATGCTACATGGAAAACAAAGAAGTCCGTGTGGTAGATATGGAACATAATTATTATTCATTGAACAAGCCAATGAGCTTCTCCTGCAAGAAGAGCGAGGGTGATAATGTCTATTGGACTGGCTATAAGGGAGACGGTTATGACCGTGACAATGGCGCATACTCTCCAACCAATGACGCAATGTATGCAGGTTATGTCATCAAGCACATGTACCATGACTGGTATGGTGTAGAAGCGCTGAAGAAAAAAGACGGTTCACCCATGCAGTTGGTGATGCGCGTCCACTATGGTCAAGGTTACGAGAATGCCTACTGGGACGGCAAGCAAATGACCTTTGGCGATGGCGATACCTTCATGTATCCCCTGGTTTCTTTAGGTGTTGGCAGTCATGAAGTTAGCCATGGATTTACCGAACAGCATTCCGGATTGGAATATTATGGCCAATCGGGCGGTATGAACGAGTCCTTCTCTGATATGGCGGCAATGGCAGCTGAGTTTTACTCTGTTGGCAAATCAAGCTGGATGATTGGCGCTGAAATCATGAAAGAAGACAGCGGCTGGGAAACACTGCGTTATATGGATGTACCAAGTAAAGATGGTATGTCAATTGATTCTGCTGATGAATACGATAGCAGCCTGGATGTTCACTTCTCCAGCGGTGTCTACAACCGACTGTATTATACACTGTCCAATTTGTCTGGATGGGATCCTAAAAAAGCGTTTGACGTAATGGTTAAAGCCAATATGGATTACTGGACACCTTATGAAACATTTGATGAGGGTGGTTGCGGTATGATTAGCGCTGCGAAAGATCTTGGTTATTCAGTCGATGACATCAAAAAGTCCTTAGGCGTTGTTGCAATTAACTATAACTCTTGTAGTTAA
- a CDS encoding L-threonylcarbamoyladenylate synthase — translation MAIITTDIELAAQQLRQGNIVAIPTETVYGLAGNARDETAIAKIYQLKNRPLNHPLIVHVAPDADLLEWVSYIPDYALKLMKAFWPGPLTLVFESRPGRVSPSVTGGQSTVAIRCPAHPVAQTLLRNLEFPLVAPSANPFGKISPTTAEHVQDSFPDDSLLILNGGRASVGIESTIIDATHPESYQLLRAGVISEKTLTDFLNTKALTFDNSTRVSGRLKQHYQPEKPLFYFEDPLSLQTLRSQLVYVLSFDKQLSTPGLNFLLPGNADELAFELYFQLREADKSDAAIIAIQLPPDTEEWQGVRERIIKAGKPITV, via the coding sequence ATGGCTATTATCACTACTGACATTGAATTGGCAGCCCAGCAACTCAGACAGGGCAATATCGTTGCCATCCCCACAGAAACGGTTTATGGCCTGGCAGGAAATGCAAGGGATGAAACAGCCATTGCTAAAATTTACCAGTTGAAAAACCGCCCTTTAAATCATCCGTTGATTGTACATGTTGCACCGGATGCTGATTTGCTGGAATGGGTAAGTTATATTCCTGATTACGCGCTAAAATTGATGAAAGCATTCTGGCCAGGCCCTTTGACTTTAGTCTTTGAATCACGCCCGGGAAGAGTTAGTCCTTCAGTCACTGGCGGCCAGTCGACTGTGGCAATTCGCTGTCCCGCCCATCCTGTTGCGCAGACCCTGCTTCGTAACCTTGAATTTCCTTTAGTTGCCCCATCGGCCAATCCCTTTGGCAAAATAAGCCCAACTACAGCAGAACACGTTCAAGACAGTTTCCCTGATGACTCACTGCTCATTCTCAATGGAGGCAGGGCCAGTGTGGGTATTGAATCCACTATTATTGATGCCACACACCCCGAAAGCTATCAGTTGTTGCGTGCCGGCGTTATCAGCGAAAAAACCCTGACTGATTTCCTTAATACTAAAGCATTGACATTTGATAATAGTACCCGGGTTTCCGGCAGGCTAAAGCAGCATTATCAACCAGAAAAACCGCTTTTTTATTTTGAGGATCCACTAAGCCTGCAAACGCTTCGATCTCAACTGGTTTATGTATTGTCATTCGACAAACAGCTATCTACCCCTGGTCTAAACTTTCTACTACCCGGAAATGCTGATGAACTGGCCTTCGAACTTTATTTCCAATTACGCGAAGCCGATAAATCCGATGCCGCAATTATAGCTATCCAACTCCCGCCGGATACGGAAGAATGGCAGGGTGTTCGTGAGCGGATTATTAAAGCAGGCAAACCGATAACCGTTTGA